From Pontibacter actiniarum, a single genomic window includes:
- a CDS encoding DUF4290 domain-containing protein gives MEASTSFKQDLLLREYGRNVQDLVNYITKLEDRDERTRLSQLLINLMAKLNPQLRDTQDYQQKLWNHLFVMAGSNLDVDAPYKLSAMEYLNDKPQKMEYPLDTPNFKHYGKNVELLVQRATELEDEKEREAAIISIGKLMKTLYKSYNKENITDDVILGDIRQISNGQLDMDLHYIESNNLFESNPGRQQDNNSFQRSQQNQSPRNKKNNNRSSNQRNK, from the coding sequence ATGGAAGCTAGTACCTCTTTTAAACAAGACCTTCTGCTGCGCGAGTACGGCCGCAACGTGCAGGACCTGGTAAACTATATTACCAAACTGGAAGACCGTGATGAACGCACCAGGCTGTCGCAGCTGCTCATCAACCTGATGGCAAAGCTGAACCCCCAGCTGCGCGACACCCAGGATTACCAACAAAAGCTGTGGAACCACCTGTTTGTAATGGCTGGCTCCAACCTGGACGTTGATGCGCCCTACAAGCTTAGCGCCATGGAGTACCTGAACGACAAGCCGCAGAAAATGGAGTACCCGCTGGATACGCCGAACTTTAAGCATTACGGCAAAAATGTGGAGCTGCTGGTGCAGCGCGCCACTGAGCTGGAAGACGAGAAAGAGCGCGAGGCGGCGATTATCTCTATCGGCAAGCTCATGAAAACGCTCTACAAGTCGTACAACAAAGAGAACATTACGGACGATGTGATCCTGGGGGATATCCGCCAGATCTCCAACGGCCAGCTGGACATGGACCTGCACTACATCGAGAGCAACAACCTGTTTGAGTCTAACCCGGGCAGGCAGCAGGACAACAACAGCTTCCAGCGCTCTCAGCAGAACCAAAGCCCGCGCAACAAGAAAAATAATAATCGTTCTTCTAATCAAAGAAATAAGTAA
- the murA gene encoding UDP-N-acetylglucosamine 1-carboxyvinyltransferase has product MASFEVIGGNKLKGEIYPQGAKNEALQILCAVLLTAEPVTISNVPDIRDVNKLIELLGDMGVKVSRTAPDTYVFQADDVNLEYLQTEKFVEQGRAIRGSVMIVGPLLARFGEAKMPKPGGDKIGRRRLDTHFIGLEKLGAKFNYDTPDIFYSATAERLKGAYMLLDEASVTGTANILMAAVLAEGVTTIYNAACEPYVQQLCRMLIRMGAKISGTGSNLLVIEGVEKLGGTEHRMLPDMIEIGSFIGLAAMTGSEITIKNCQIPELGLIPDTFQRLGIKMEFRGDDIFIPEQDRYEVDTYIDGSILNISDHTWPGLTPDLLSVALVVATQAKGTVLIHQKMFESRLFFVDKLIDMGAQIILCDPHRATVIGLNKQIPLRGIRMTSPDIRAGVALLIAALSAEGKSIIDNVEQIDRGYQNIDGRLNALGAQIRRL; this is encoded by the coding sequence ATGGCTTCTTTTGAAGTAATAGGCGGCAACAAGCTGAAGGGTGAGATATATCCGCAGGGGGCAAAAAACGAAGCCCTGCAGATTCTGTGCGCTGTGCTGCTAACCGCTGAACCTGTCACGATCTCCAATGTACCAGACATTCGGGATGTAAATAAATTGATCGAGCTGCTTGGGGATATGGGCGTAAAGGTGAGCCGCACGGCCCCGGACACCTATGTTTTTCAGGCAGACGATGTTAACCTTGAGTACCTGCAAACCGAAAAGTTTGTGGAGCAGGGCCGCGCTATCCGTGGCTCCGTGATGATTGTAGGACCGCTGCTGGCACGCTTTGGCGAAGCTAAAATGCCAAAGCCGGGTGGCGATAAGATTGGCCGCCGCCGGCTGGACACGCACTTTATCGGTCTGGAAAAGCTCGGCGCCAAGTTTAACTATGACACGCCGGATATTTTCTACAGCGCCACTGCAGAGCGGCTGAAAGGCGCTTATATGCTGCTGGACGAAGCCTCAGTAACCGGAACGGCCAATATCCTGATGGCTGCCGTGCTGGCCGAGGGGGTTACCACCATCTACAATGCCGCCTGCGAGCCTTATGTGCAGCAGCTTTGCCGCATGCTCATTCGCATGGGTGCCAAAATCAGCGGCACAGGCTCTAACCTGCTGGTAATTGAGGGCGTGGAGAAGCTCGGAGGCACTGAGCACCGCATGCTGCCAGACATGATTGAGATCGGCTCCTTCATAGGTTTAGCCGCCATGACGGGCTCCGAAATCACCATCAAGAACTGCCAGATACCTGAGCTTGGCCTGATTCCGGATACGTTTCAGCGCCTGGGCATTAAAATGGAGTTCCGCGGCGATGACATCTTTATTCCCGAGCAGGACCGCTATGAGGTTGACACCTATATCGACGGCAGCATCCTGAACATATCGGACCATACCTGGCCGGGGCTAACCCCGGACCTGCTGAGTGTGGCGCTGGTGGTTGCCACGCAGGCCAAAGGCACCGTGCTCATCCACCAAAAGATGTTTGAAAGCCGCCTGTTCTTTGTTGATAAGCTCATTGACATGGGCGCCCAAATCATACTTTGTGACCCGCACCGCGCTACTGTGATCGGCCTAAACAAGCAGATCCCACTGCGTGGCATCCGCATGACCTCTCCCGACATCCGTGCCGGTGTAGCGCTACTCATCGCCGCCTTATCAGCCGAAGGGAAGAGCATCATCGACAACGTAGAGCAGATTGATCGGGGCTATCAGAACATTGACGGCCGCTTAAACGCTCTTGGCGCACAGATCAGAAGGCTTTAG